From Halapricum desulfuricans, a single genomic window includes:
- a CDS encoding CBS domain-containing ParB/RepB/Spo0J family partition protein: MASSDESLTVEEYMTHEVSTVTPTATVGDVARRIADSDDHSGLPVTNDSHVKGFVSASDLLLADDETPIRDVMSSDLLVAHPDMDLDDAARVILRSGIQRLPVVDDGGDLVGIISNTDVIRSQIERATPDKVEELQETIEEVHSAETERDRRQIPLSELRPTQTRVYADELEGRSYELERGLAEPLVVVDNDGELLLVDGHHRTTAANELGIEEMEAYVISVDKRVDLEMAKTAESESLQSIGDITIVDYARHPLVETTERMDESDEDV, encoded by the coding sequence ATGGCCAGTTCCGATGAGTCGCTGACGGTCGAGGAGTACATGACCCACGAGGTCTCGACAGTCACGCCGACGGCGACAGTCGGAGATGTCGCCCGGCGGATCGCGGACAGCGACGACCATAGTGGACTCCCGGTCACCAACGACAGCCACGTCAAGGGGTTCGTCAGCGCGAGCGATCTCCTGCTGGCCGACGACGAGACGCCGATTCGGGACGTCATGAGCTCGGATTTGCTGGTCGCGCATCCCGATATGGACCTGGACGACGCCGCGCGCGTCATCCTGCGGTCGGGGATCCAGCGATTGCCCGTCGTCGACGACGGCGGTGACCTGGTGGGAATCATCTCGAACACGGACGTGATCCGCAGTCAGATCGAACGGGCCACGCCGGACAAAGTCGAGGAGCTTCAGGAGACGATCGAGGAGGTCCACAGTGCCGAGACCGAGCGGGACCGCCGACAGATCCCGCTATCGGAACTTCGCCCCACTCAGACCCGCGTCTACGCCGACGAACTCGAAGGGCGGAGCTACGAACTGGAACGCGGGCTGGCGGAACCGCTGGTCGTCGTCGACAACGACGGTGAGCTCTTGCTCGTCGACGGCCACCACCGGACGACCGCGGCCAACGAGCTCGGCATCGAGGAGATGGAGGCGTACGTCATTAGCGTCGACAAGCGTGTTGACCTCGAGATGGCGAAAACCGCCGAATCGGAAAGCCTGCAGTCGATCGGCGACATCACGATCGTCGATTACGCCCGCCACCCGCTGGTCGAGACGACCGAACGGATGGACGAAAGCGACGAAGACGTGTGA
- the lrpA1 gene encoding HTH-type transcriptional regulator LrpA1, with protein sequence MSAESTADRILAVLEEDAQASYAEIAERADVSKPTVRKYIDKLEDEGVIVGYSAEVDPKKLSSQSIAMVGIDVESEQYVEATRELREVDAVEALYTSSGDHMLMAEVRGRDGEELGDIIEESVLNIDGVTAAHPSFLQERLK encoded by the coding sequence ATGAGCGCGGAATCTACAGCGGATCGTATCCTCGCCGTCCTCGAAGAAGATGCCCAGGCGTCCTATGCGGAGATCGCCGAACGGGCGGACGTCTCGAAGCCCACAGTCAGAAAGTACATCGACAAACTCGAAGACGAAGGGGTGATCGTCGGCTACTCGGCCGAGGTCGACCCGAAGAAGCTCTCGAGCCAGTCGATCGCCATGGTCGGCATCGACGTCGAGAGCGAACAGTACGTCGAGGCCACGCGCGAGCTCCGGGAGGTAGATGCGGTCGAGGCGCTGTACACCTCCAGCGGCGATCACATGCTGATGGCCGAAGTCAGAGGCCGGGACGGTGAGGAACTGGGCGACATCATCGAGGAGTCGGTCCTGAATATCGACGGCGTGACGGCCGCACATCCGTCGTTCCTCCAGGAACGGCTGAAATGA
- a CDS encoding DUF7520 family protein translates to MPRRWSGRRVIYAVYAVIVSIAALMGFVLGAINPEGMDPTLFFVVDLPATPVGMVIFGVSTIGVGLGALLLLVAYIADRYDDAAV, encoded by the coding sequence GTGCCACGACGCTGGTCCGGGCGGCGGGTGATCTACGCCGTCTACGCCGTAATCGTCTCGATCGCCGCGCTCATGGGGTTCGTCCTCGGCGCGATCAACCCCGAGGGGATGGACCCGACGTTGTTCTTCGTCGTCGACTTACCGGCGACACCGGTCGGGATGGTGATATTCGGCGTCTCGACGATCGGCGTGGGTCTGGGTGCGCTGCTGTTGCTCGTCGCGTATATCGCGGATCGATACGACGACGCCGCAGTATGA
- a CDS encoding chemotaxis protein CheC, with translation MSLMLDIRKLALFNKMAKEGGNTVADHLSQMTGMETEMEITKINFIDIPDIKTHVGDEKLIGISIELQEPPHGHILFLLDYENAKTLAQGMLGDMGGADPEQSGFTDMERSAIEEIGNIMTSGFIDGWANVLDTTIDMGTPTFTYGPGSGMVDELVGNRDSDMALMFDSRIHALDANIDVTVYTFPQLEELVDLMQEIEV, from the coding sequence ATGAGTCTGATGCTCGACATCCGGAAGCTCGCGTTGTTCAACAAGATGGCCAAAGAAGGGGGGAACACCGTCGCGGACCACCTCAGCCAGATGACCGGCATGGAGACGGAGATGGAGATCACCAAGATCAACTTCATCGACATCCCGGACATCAAGACCCACGTCGGCGACGAGAAGCTGATCGGCATCTCGATCGAACTCCAGGAACCACCGCACGGGCACATCCTCTTTCTGCTCGATTATGAAAACGCCAAGACCCTCGCACAGGGGATGCTGGGAGACATGGGCGGGGCGGATCCGGAACAGAGCGGCTTCACCGATATGGAACGGTCGGCGATCGAAGAGATCGGCAATATCATGACTTCGGGATTCATCGACGGGTGGGCGAACGTCCTCGACACGACTATCGATATGGGGACCCCGACTTTCACCTACGGCCCCGGCAGTGGGATGGTCGATGAACTTGTCGGCAATCGCGATTCCGATATGGCGTTAATGTTTGATTCGCGCATCCACGCGCTGGACGCCAACATCGACGTGACGGTCTACACGTTCCCACAACTCGAAGAACTGGTCGACCTGATGCAGGAAATAGAAGTGTAG
- a CDS encoding O-methyltransferase codes for MSNPIPESVEQLAHVVGPDGDDVLAEMDEYADREGFPTVGPAVGGWLELLARMTGAERVFEFGSGYGYSAYWFCRVLPDDGEIVLTEIDADELDLAREYLGRGDFGATAHFELGDAIETIESYDGPFDVVLIDNEKHRYREAFESVREKVAPGGIVVADNAVAGSTIDHEDVRRLLDGESIEATGPTEGIAEYLSAVRADPDFRTSLLPVGEGVAVSYRVE; via the coding sequence ATGTCGAATCCGATTCCCGAGAGCGTCGAACAACTCGCACACGTCGTGGGCCCGGACGGCGACGACGTGCTCGCAGAAATGGACGAGTACGCCGACCGAGAGGGCTTTCCGACTGTCGGGCCCGCCGTCGGTGGCTGGCTCGAACTACTCGCGCGCATGACCGGCGCCGAACGGGTCTTCGAGTTCGGCTCCGGGTACGGCTACTCAGCCTACTGGTTCTGCCGGGTACTTCCGGATGACGGCGAGATCGTTCTCACCGAAATCGACGCGGACGAACTCGACCTGGCACGTGAGTATCTCGGCCGCGGGGACTTCGGGGCGACCGCTCACTTCGAACTCGGCGACGCTATCGAGACGATCGAGTCCTACGACGGCCCCTTCGACGTGGTGTTGATCGACAACGAGAAACACCGCTACCGCGAGGCGTTCGAGAGCGTTCGCGAGAAGGTCGCCCCTGGCGGGATCGTCGTGGCCGACAACGCCGTCGCCGGGAGCACGATCGATCACGAGGACGTCCGGCGGCTTCTGGACGGCGAGTCGATCGAGGCGACCGGGCCGACCGAGGGGATCGCGGAGTACCTGTCGGCCGTGCGGGCCGATCCCGACTTCCGGACCTCGCTGTTGCCAGTCGGCGAAGGTGTCGCGGTGAGCTATCGCGTCGAGTAA
- a CDS encoding acyl-CoA dehydrogenase family protein — translation MELLDDGIVPEHAREVKAEAREFAAEYIQPNAEEYYRRGEYPWEILEAGMDAGLIAQDIPEEYGGKGLDLEEVLAVAEEFYRADAGIALTLQLASFGAEILADHGTEAQKEEYLRPVAENEQLTGLAVSEPETGSDLAGMTTTAEQDGDEWVLNGEKYWIGNGVEADWVTVYAKTDDDPDNRYGNYSLFVVPTDADGYDAEHIPEKMGFRASKQAHIEFNDCRIPEENLIGAEGAGFFMLAEFFNHGRVIVGGHGLGLAAAAIEEANDFVHDREAFGRDVADFQAVQHTLAEMRLEFEAARALTWRAASKVKASDDAGFWAALAKTKSTEVAAECAEQGMKLHGGRSVLADRRIARVYRDVRIPVIYEGANDIQRNLIYRQQPR, via the coding sequence ATGGAGTTGCTCGACGACGGGATCGTTCCGGAACACGCACGTGAGGTCAAAGCGGAGGCCAGGGAGTTCGCCGCCGAATACATCCAGCCCAACGCCGAGGAGTACTATCGCCGTGGGGAGTACCCCTGGGAGATCCTCGAAGCGGGGATGGATGCCGGGCTCATCGCTCAGGACATCCCCGAGGAGTACGGAGGGAAAGGACTCGACCTGGAGGAGGTACTCGCGGTCGCCGAGGAGTTCTACCGGGCGGACGCCGGGATCGCCCTGACGCTGCAACTCGCGAGTTTCGGGGCGGAGATCCTGGCCGATCACGGCACCGAGGCCCAGAAAGAGGAGTACCTCCGGCCGGTCGCCGAGAACGAACAGCTCACCGGGCTGGCGGTCTCCGAACCCGAGACGGGCAGCGATCTCGCGGGGATGACGACTACCGCCGAGCAGGACGGCGACGAGTGGGTGCTGAACGGCGAGAAGTACTGGATCGGCAACGGCGTCGAGGCCGACTGGGTAACCGTCTACGCAAAGACCGACGACGACCCGGACAACCGCTACGGCAACTACTCGCTGTTCGTCGTCCCGACCGACGCCGACGGCTACGACGCCGAGCACATCCCCGAGAAGATGGGCTTTCGCGCGAGCAAACAGGCCCACATCGAGTTCAACGACTGCCGGATCCCCGAGGAGAACCTGATCGGGGCGGAGGGTGCGGGATTTTTCATGCTCGCGGAGTTCTTCAATCACGGCCGCGTGATCGTCGGCGGCCACGGTCTGGGACTGGCGGCGGCCGCTATCGAAGAGGCCAACGACTTCGTTCACGACCGGGAGGCGTTCGGCCGGGATGTCGCCGACTTCCAAGCGGTCCAGCACACGCTCGCGGAGATGCGTCTGGAGTTCGAGGCGGCCCGCGCGCTGACCTGGCGGGCCGCGAGCAAAGTCAAAGCGAGTGACGACGCCGGCTTCTGGGCTGCGCTCGCGAAAACAAAATCCACGGAGGTCGCGGCCGAATGTGCCGAACAGGGGATGAAACTCCACGGCGGCCGATCCGTGTTGGCTGACCGGCGGATCGCGCGCGTCTACCGGGACGTCCGAATCCCGGTCATCTACGAGGGGGCCAACGACATCCAGCGCAATCTGATCTATCGCCAGCAGCCACGATAG
- a CDS encoding mechanosensitive ion channel family protein, whose product MVRHLGTVLIGLGLACVVAASWIGTVGYTAQLGGVAVAPVAIRLLAAAAVAFLSAAVYLFVYRAVETRIESKRRQHDVRNVLRLAFLIAAVAGVLGALTEKWLGLLFSLGVVGFAVTFALQQPLFSFLGWFYIMIKRPYQVGDRIAIEGSKGDVADVDYLVTTLWEIDGDLVASNQPSGRIITVPNSVVLSSHIKNYTRDEFPFVWNEIEVQVAYETDLDFARATMAEVADEYLGDEMARRIEQYRDRLAETPVELDVQDRPTVNVVQEESWVTLRLRYLVHPRRGQRTKNALYERVLAAFNDHPERVKFPVSRNR is encoded by the coding sequence GTGGTTCGGCACCTCGGCACCGTCCTGATCGGTCTCGGACTCGCCTGCGTCGTCGCCGCGAGCTGGATCGGTACCGTCGGTTACACCGCACAGCTCGGCGGCGTCGCAGTCGCGCCGGTGGCGATCAGGCTGCTGGCCGCGGCTGCCGTGGCGTTTCTGTCCGCCGCCGTCTACCTGTTCGTCTACCGGGCGGTCGAGACGAGGATCGAGAGCAAACGCCGCCAGCACGACGTCCGGAACGTTCTCCGACTGGCGTTCCTGATCGCGGCGGTCGCGGGCGTGCTGGGCGCGCTGACCGAGAAGTGGCTCGGTCTGCTGTTCTCGCTCGGTGTGGTCGGGTTCGCCGTCACGTTCGCGCTCCAGCAACCCCTCTTTTCGTTCCTGGGCTGGTTCTACATCATGATCAAGCGTCCCTACCAGGTCGGCGACCGGATCGCTATCGAGGGGTCGAAAGGCGACGTGGCCGACGTCGACTACCTGGTGACGACGCTGTGGGAGATCGACGGCGACCTCGTCGCCTCCAACCAGCCTTCCGGGCGGATTATCACCGTTCCCAACAGCGTTGTTCTCTCCAGTCACATCAAGAACTACACGCGCGACGAGTTTCCCTTCGTCTGGAACGAGATCGAGGTGCAGGTGGCGTACGAGACTGACCTCGATTTTGCCCGCGCGACCATGGCCGAGGTGGCCGACGAGTACCTCGGCGACGAGATGGCCCGCCGGATCGAACAGTATCGCGACCGGCTGGCCGAGACGCCGGTCGAACTGGACGTACAGGACCGACCGACAGTGAACGTCGTCCAGGAGGAGTCGTGGGTGACGCTTCGATTGCGGTATCTCGTCCACCCGCGCCGGGGCCAGCGGACGAAAAACGCCCTCTACGAGCGGGTGCTCGCGGCGTTCAACGATCACCCCGAGCGGGTGAAGTTCCCGGTCAGCCGAAATCGGTGA
- a CDS encoding thioredoxin family protein, with protein sequence MVALDTDSYRLERGSEAPDFELPGTDGTEYSLADFEDFEALLVVFTCNHCPYAKAKMDELNYLAETYDNLAVVGINPNDAEEYPDDSFERMQELVEDGTVAYDAYLRDDDQEVAAAYGAVCTPDPFLFTSDEGTFRLAYHGRIDDALNPDEEPIEYEMREYVETVLAGESVEAEDKPSRGCSIKWKAGNEPDYFNV encoded by the coding sequence ATGGTCGCACTTGATACCGACAGCTACCGACTCGAACGCGGCAGCGAAGCGCCCGATTTCGAGTTGCCCGGGACGGACGGAACGGAGTACAGCCTGGCCGACTTCGAGGACTTCGAGGCGCTGCTGGTCGTGTTCACCTGCAACCACTGTCCGTACGCCAAGGCGAAGATGGACGAATTGAACTACCTCGCTGAGACCTACGACAACCTCGCCGTGGTGGGGATCAACCCCAACGACGCCGAGGAGTATCCAGATGATTCCTTCGAGCGAATGCAGGAATTGGTCGAGGACGGCACCGTCGCCTACGACGCCTACCTCCGGGACGACGATCAGGAAGTCGCGGCGGCCTACGGCGCGGTCTGTACACCCGATCCGTTCCTCTTCACCAGCGACGAGGGGACGTTCCGGCTGGCGTATCACGGTCGGATCGACGACGCGCTCAACCCTGATGAGGAGCCCATTGAGTACGAGATGCGCGAGTACGTCGAGACGGTGCTCGCCGGTGAGTCCGTTGAGGCCGAGGACAAGCCCTCCCGTGGCTGTTCGATCAAGTGGAAAGCGGGCAACGAGCCCGACTACTTCAACGTGTAG
- a CDS encoding thiamine pyrophosphate-dependent enzyme yields MSAFNAIGADREIEDEEFTPGIEPQPTWCPGCGDFGVLNALKQAMPKVGRNPDEVAVFTGIGCSGKLNSYFESYGFHTIHGRSLPVARAAKLANPGVEVIAAGGDGDGYGIGGNHFIHTARENHDMTYIVFNNEIFGLTKGQTSPTSPKGHKSKTQPSGSAKDPIRPLTLSLSAGASYIARTAAVNPNQAAEILAEAIQHDGFAHVDFLTQCPTWNKDAKQYVPYTDIQDSDEYGHDINDRAEAAEAMYDAESKLHEGEILTGRFYVDDERPSYTEEKQAIGEMPEQPLAERYFDEDTEWDRSYQLLEKHK; encoded by the coding sequence ATGAGTGCATTCAACGCAATCGGAGCGGACCGAGAGATCGAAGACGAGGAGTTCACACCCGGAATCGAGCCCCAGCCGACGTGGTGTCCGGGCTGTGGTGACTTCGGTGTGCTCAACGCGCTGAAACAGGCGATGCCGAAGGTCGGCCGCAACCCCGACGAGGTCGCCGTCTTCACCGGGATCGGCTGTTCCGGCAAGCTGAACAGTTACTTCGAGAGCTACGGCTTCCACACGATCCACGGCCGTTCGCTGCCGGTCGCACGGGCGGCCAAACTGGCTAACCCCGGCGTCGAGGTCATCGCGGCCGGCGGTGACGGTGACGGCTACGGCATCGGTGGCAACCACTTCATCCACACGGCCCGTGAGAACCACGATATGACCTATATCGTGTTCAACAACGAGATCTTCGGGCTGACGAAGGGCCAGACCTCCCCGACCTCGCCGAAGGGCCACAAGTCCAAGACCCAGCCCTCGGGGAGTGCGAAAGACCCGATCCGGCCACTCACCCTCTCGCTGTCGGCCGGTGCGTCCTACATCGCCCGTACCGCGGCGGTCAACCCCAACCAGGCCGCGGAAATCCTCGCGGAGGCAATCCAGCACGACGGCTTCGCACACGTGGACTTCCTGACCCAGTGTCCGACCTGGAACAAGGACGCCAAGCAGTACGTCCCCTACACGGACATCCAGGACTCCGACGAGTACGGCCACGACATCAACGATCGGGCCGAGGCCGCCGAAGCGATGTACGACGCCGAGTCCAAGCTCCACGAGGGCGAGATCCTCACCGGTCGCTTCTACGTCGACGACGAGCGTCCCTCCTACACCGAAGAGAAGCAGGCGATCGGCGAGATGCCCGAGCAGCCGCTTGCCGAGCGCTACTTCGACGAGGACACCGAGTGGGACCGGTCCTACCAGCTCCTCGAGAAGCACAAATAA
- a CDS encoding DHH family phosphoesterase has protein sequence MRARLVVGSGTLAYELIERLGDGSRPLVVVTDDERLLEEVTEHVPAATTTHGDPTTPAAFEDVEADVESVLAVADAPSKTAAILRATGRALPDALNVAYLAESDPDTREAVERHADHIIDRPSVTAAAITDRLTEAGSRFRALQRVLAELDGPLAIVMHDNPDPDAIASAIALGRLADLADISTELCYFGSIAHQENRAFVNLLGIELTNLQSGADLSEFGGFALVDHSRPGVNDQLPADTPIDIVIDHHPPREPVEAAYVDLRSDVGATSTLLVEYLQQSALRIDETVATALLFGIRVDTDEFRREVCETDFEAAAALLPAANLGTLQRIENPSMSPETLETIGCAIRNRARHGPVVITGVDGLRSRDALAQAADRLLNIEDVTTTVVYGIEDGTIHVSARTRGADLDIGEALRDAFGPIGSAGGHADMAGAQIEAGSFEYGGSESDGRPLVEIVDEVITNRFLNVLEARWNRPIRADSGDQYRIEGEPSDRDVLVFPPEGESIDD, from the coding sequence ATGCGCGCGCGGCTGGTGGTGGGATCAGGCACACTCGCGTACGAGCTCATCGAGCGACTCGGTGACGGCAGCCGACCGCTCGTCGTCGTGACCGACGACGAGCGACTGCTCGAAGAAGTGACCGAGCACGTCCCTGCAGCGACAACGACGCACGGCGACCCGACGACGCCCGCCGCATTCGAAGACGTCGAAGCCGACGTCGAGAGTGTCCTCGCCGTCGCGGACGCCCCCTCGAAAACAGCCGCGATCCTGCGTGCGACCGGGCGAGCACTACCGGACGCGCTGAACGTCGCGTATCTCGCCGAGAGCGATCCTGACACCCGCGAAGCGGTGGAACGACACGCCGATCACATCATCGACCGGCCGTCGGTGACCGCAGCTGCGATCACGGATCGGCTGACCGAGGCCGGAAGTCGCTTCCGTGCCTTGCAGCGCGTGCTCGCGGAACTGGACGGGCCGCTCGCGATCGTCATGCACGACAACCCGGATCCGGACGCGATCGCGAGCGCGATCGCACTCGGACGGCTCGCGGATCTGGCCGATATCTCGACGGAGCTGTGTTATTTCGGCTCGATCGCCCACCAGGAGAACCGCGCGTTCGTCAACCTCCTCGGGATCGAACTGACGAACCTGCAATCGGGGGCAGACCTCTCGGAGTTCGGGGGGTTCGCGCTGGTCGATCACTCCCGACCCGGCGTCAACGATCAGTTGCCCGCGGACACGCCGATCGACATCGTCATCGACCACCATCCGCCCCGGGAACCGGTCGAGGCGGCGTACGTCGACCTCCGAAGCGACGTCGGCGCGACGAGCACCCTGCTGGTCGAGTATCTGCAACAGTCCGCGCTCCGTATCGACGAGACCGTCGCGACGGCGCTTCTGTTCGGGATCCGGGTCGACACCGACGAGTTCCGGCGGGAGGTCTGTGAGACCGATTTCGAGGCGGCTGCGGCCCTGCTTCCGGCCGCGAACCTCGGAACCCTCCAGCGGATCGAGAACCCGAGCATGTCCCCGGAGACCCTGGAGACGATCGGCTGTGCGATTCGAAATCGCGCCCGACACGGCCCGGTCGTGATCACCGGCGTCGACGGATTGCGGAGTCGGGACGCGCTGGCCCAGGCGGCCGACCGGCTGTTGAACATCGAAGACGTGACGACGACGGTCGTCTACGGGATCGAGGACGGGACGATCCACGTGTCCGCGCGGACGCGCGGTGCCGATCTCGACATCGGGGAGGCGCTCCGGGACGCGTTCGGGCCGATCGGTAGCGCGGGGGGCCACGCCGACATGGCCGGCGCGCAGATCGAAGCGGGGAGTTTCGAGTACGGCGGCTCCGAAAGTGACGGTCGACCGCTCGTCGAGATCGTCGACGAAGTCATCACGAACAGGTTTCTCAACGTACTTGAGGCGCGCTGGAACCGACCGATCCGGGCCGACTCCGGCGATCAGTATCGGATCGAAGGCGAACCGAGCGACCGCGACGTACTCGTGTTCCCGCCCGAAGGCGAATCGATCGACGACTGA
- a CDS encoding 2-oxoacid:acceptor oxidoreductase subunit alpha, which yields MPEPEDLIWRIAGGSGDGIDSTSQNFAKALMRSGLNVFTHRHYPSRIRGGHTYVEVRAGNGPVNSRGDGYNFLLTLGDSFARNPGEDAYYGNEEAKPLTENLDDLNEGGIVIYDEGLLDEEDVEAINLEERAEENGWHVYPVDLRGIAREHGRDVMRNTAGVGFTAALMDIDPAYFEEIISNGMSGEMKEANLKVLEDAYELGQEVEHTHDWSAPAGDGHDEEQVLLSGSDAISYGAIDEGCRFISGYPMTPWTDVFTIMSQNLPKFDGVSEQVEDEIAAAALAIGASHAGVKAMSGSSGGGFALMSEPLGLAEMTETPLVLVEAMRAGPSTGMPTKPEQGDLEHILYTSQGDSTRVVFAPANVEECYTQTRKAFELAYEYQIPAIVAYDQKLQGELRNVPESFFDEEPNADPGSVLTEEEIAEAAHHASDKFKRFLHEPEDGSNVSPRSVPGQEGGRFLATGNEHNEVGHISEDPENRVIQMDRRMGKLDDIREELDAEESHQTYHGPEDADYGIITWGSQQDTVFEAVDHLNEAGHSVKAVGVSDLMPFPEAEMTEFLDSVEHAVVAEMNASGQLRGHIQKELGKYGDKMSSLLKYNGNPFEPRDIVEGFETSLDTGELPHTRMKYVPAAGD from the coding sequence ATGCCAGAGCCAGAAGACCTCATTTGGCGAATCGCAGGCGGTTCCGGCGACGGGATCGACTCGACAAGCCAGAACTTCGCGAAGGCCCTGATGCGTTCGGGACTTAACGTATTCACACACCGACACTATCCGTCGCGGATCCGGGGCGGCCACACGTACGTCGAGGTACGTGCCGGCAACGGCCCGGTCAACTCGCGTGGCGACGGATACAACTTCCTCCTCACGCTCGGGGACAGTTTCGCCCGCAATCCGGGCGAGGACGCCTACTACGGCAACGAGGAGGCCAAACCGCTGACGGAGAACCTCGACGACCTCAACGAGGGCGGGATCGTCATCTACGACGAGGGCCTGCTCGACGAGGAGGACGTCGAAGCGATCAACCTCGAGGAGCGTGCCGAGGAGAACGGCTGGCACGTCTACCCCGTCGACCTGCGCGGGATCGCCCGCGAACACGGTCGCGACGTGATGCGAAACACCGCCGGCGTCGGGTTCACGGCGGCGCTGATGGACATCGATCCGGCGTACTTCGAGGAGATCATCTCCAACGGCATGTCCGGGGAGATGAAAGAGGCGAACCTCAAGGTCCTCGAAGACGCCTACGAGCTCGGCCAGGAGGTCGAGCACACCCACGACTGGTCCGCGCCGGCAGGCGATGGCCACGACGAGGAGCAGGTGCTGCTGTCCGGCAGTGACGCCATCTCGTATGGCGCGATCGACGAGGGCTGTCGGTTCATCTCGGGCTATCCGATGACCCCGTGGACCGACGTGTTCACGATCATGTCCCAGAACCTGCCGAAGTTCGACGGGGTCTCCGAGCAGGTCGAGGACGAGATCGCCGCCGCGGCGCTGGCGATCGGTGCTTCACACGCCGGCGTGAAGGCCATGTCCGGTTCCTCGGGCGGTGGCTTCGCGCTGATGTCCGAGCCGCTCGGACTCGCGGAGATGACCGAGACGCCGCTCGTGCTCGTCGAGGCGATGCGTGCCGGTCCCTCGACCGGGATGCCGACCAAGCCCGAGCAGGGCGACCTCGAGCACATCCTCTATACGAGCCAGGGCGACTCGACGCGCGTCGTGTTCGCGCCGGCCAACGTCGAGGAGTGTTACACCCAGACCCGCAAGGCCTTCGAGTTGGCCTACGAGTACCAGATCCCGGCGATCGTCGCCTACGACCAGAAGCTCCAGGGCGAACTGCGCAACGTCCCCGAGAGCTTCTTCGACGAGGAGCCCAACGCCGATCCCGGATCGGTGCTGACCGAAGAGGAGATCGCCGAAGCCGCACACCACGCTTCGGACAAGTTCAAGCGCTTCCTCCACGAGCCCGAGGACGGTTCGAACGTCAGCCCGCGCTCGGTGCCCGGCCAGGAGGGCGGACGCTTCCTCGCGACCGGCAACGAGCACAACGAAGTCGGCCACATCAGCGAGGACCCTGAAAACCGGGTTATCCAGATGGATCGCCGGATGGGCAAGCTCGACGATATCCGCGAGGAACTGGACGCCGAGGAGTCCCACCAGACCTATCACGGCCCCGAAGACGCCGACTATGGGATCATCACGTGGGGCAGCCAGCAGGACACGGTCTTCGAGGCCGTCGACCACCTCAACGAGGCCGGCCACTCCGTGAAGGCCGTCGGCGTCTCCGATCTGATGCCGTTCCCCGAGGCCGAGATGACCGAGTTCCTCGACAGCGTCGAGCACGCTGTCGTCGCGGAGATGAACGCCAGTGGCCAGCTGCGTGGCCACATCCAGAAGGAGCTGGGCAAATACGGCGACAAGATGTCCAGTCTCCTCAAGTACAACGGCAACCCCTTCGAACCCCGCGACATCGTCGAGGGCTTCGAGACGAGTCTCGATACGGGGGAACTGCCACACACGCGAATGAAGTACGTACCCGCGGCAGGTGACTAA